GAGATATTGAGAACTGTAAAAGTTCTCaccccattttacatgtgaggaaactgagactcaagagAGGTAAATGAGTTTTATATAGTCAACTAGCAAGACAGGGCCAGAGCTAGGACTCTCCCTGTCAGGTACTTCTGTGAGTCACATATTGCACACAAACACATTCAACATCACAAGTTCTTGCGTTTTCTGGGGCCAGAAAGAGGGACAGGGCTCATGACTCTGTAGCTGCAGAAAAAAGATGTTGTGGTTTGGGAGCAGGCCCAAGTGTCTGTCCGTCCACAGGCATCCCCATCAAGTTTGAGAGCAACCTCAAAAATGTACGTGTGAAAGAGAGGAGCCGTGCATGCCTGGAGTGTGAACTGACGTCCAAGGATGTGACACTGCGCTGGAAGAAGGATGGGCAGCTGCTGATGCATGGCACTAAGTACAGCATGAACCATGAGGGCAAGCGAGCAGAGCTGGTCATTGAGGATGCACAGCTCAGTGATGGTGGCGAGTACACTGTGGTGGCCATGCAGGATGGAGACCCTACTGAATACTACAGTACTGCCATCGTCACTGTAGAGGGTAACACCTTCCCTATCAATCCCCACTGACCAATCCACTTGACCCTGACATTCCCTTACAGCGGACATCAATTGCCCCCCTCCCACTAACTCCAACCCTCCCACAGACCATGACCAACTTGTGTCTCCCCACTCTGATCACCCTCACCTCCTAAATTCTGACCATCTCTGACCTCCCATGCCCTGAACATTTATACCTCCTAGACACTATCACCCCCCATCTTCCAGACTCTGTCCCAAATTTCCTGACTTCGTCCTTCACTTTCAGACTCTAACCATCCCCAGCAACCCTGATATCCCAGACATCTTGATCCCAACCATCTCCTACTACCTAACCATAAACCACTTTTCACAGACCCTGGCCACCCTCAACCCCCAATGACCCTATGTATCCCGCAGTCTAGCATAACCACAACTAAACATCCCAACTCCAGTGACCGCCTGCATCTTCACCATCTATTTCCCTCTTCAACTCAGCATCCTAAGTCCCTGCTGACCACCCTTCACTAATCAATGCCCCATTAGCCATCTACCAGTTTTCCTGGTCACCATTTCCCAAGCCACTGACCTTTCCCCATCCCCCTCCCACCTATTGCTCCAGTTCCCCCCACTGACCATCCCCTAATCACCTATGGACCACAATGGCAAGCCACCTGCTCatcataaattattttgattGATGCACCACCCCGACCAGTCCCATGACCATTGCCACCAGCCCTTTTCCCAGAAGTCCCTCCCACCCCAACATCCTGAGCCAGTACCTTGCCCACCTTTCTCCCCAGAGCGTCTGGCCACAGTGAAGAGCGGGATGTCCGACGTGCACGCAGCCACTGGGAGCCCGGCTGAGTTGTGTGTAGTGCTGAACGACGAGAAGGTGGAGGGTGTGTGGCTGAAGGATGGCAAGGAGGTCTGAAGCAGGGGCCAGGGAAGGGGTTGAAGGAGGTAGACCTAGCCTATGTTCACACTCATGCCCACCCCTGGCCCCCAGATCACGGACTTGCCAGGTGTGCAGATTGTGAAGCAGGGTGCAGTGCACAAGCTCATCTTCCCCAGTATGGACCCTGAGCACGAGGGCAAGTACACATTCCGGGCCAAGGGCGCGGAGAGTGAAGCCTCTGTATTCATCGCAGGTATGGATCTGTCCAAGGCAGGCAAAGCtcaaccatgcctggcccacccaCAAGCTCATGGCTTCTCCCCTGCCCCATGGGCTCCTCCATGCCAATGCTCAAGCCTTCCCTGCCGCCCCGCCCCACAGATCCTCCTACCATCGACCCATCAGTACTGGAGGCACTGGCCGCACACCCCATCACCGTAAAGGTAGGCCACACGGCCCACATCAACGTCCCCTTCCGGGGAAAACCGCTGCCCAAAGTGACATGGTACAAGGATGGCATGGAGGTGACGGAGGAGGAACGCGTGTCCCTGCAGCGCGGGGAAGACCAGGCGCTGCTCACCATCTCCAACTGTGTGCGTGAAGACAGTGGCCTCGTCCTGCTTAAGCTCAAGAATGACCACGGCTCAGCCACAGCCACTCTGCACCTTAGTGTGCTGGGTAAGGGCAGGGCTGGTCTGGGCTAGGCTGAACTGAGGGCATCTGCTGCCCAGACTCAGGGCAGAAGGCAGGCTGAGGAGGATGCCAGAGATAGAGTTGAAGTTTGAGCTGGGAATGGGCCTAGAAGGCTGGCTTTGCAGTCAGAAGCCCGCTTTCTAACTTCCCAGCTAGCTCTTGGCCGAGTGAACCTCCCTAAGCCTCAGCTTCTTACCTAGAacagggtgattttttttctagtatccATTTCTAGTGAATTTAAAGTGCACAGCTAAGAACACAGGACATAATATACTTTCAGATATGTTACTTAAGTATTGTTATTGACTTGAAGAGGAAAACTTGATAGGAGGTAAGGTGGAAATGAGGTGAAAGACAGGTGAaattggccagacgcagtggctcacgcctataatcccagcactttgggggtccaaggcaggtggaccacttaaggtcaggagctcgaggccagcctggccaacatggcgaaacctggtctctactaaaaatacaaaaattagccaagcgtagtggcacacagctgtatttccagctactcgggaggttaaggcacaagaatcgcttgaacctgggaggcagaggttgcagtaagccaggatcaggccactacactccagcctgggtgacagagcaagactctgtctccaaaaaaacaaaaacaaaaacaaaaacaaaaaaagcaacaacaacaaaaaaaaaaggggtggaTTTAGGGTTGGGGGTGAGGTTGATTGGAAAGAGTAGTGAGTTTGAAAGTGAAACagggtgaggtgggaggtcaGATACAGCTGGAGACAAAATAACGTGGGAAAGATGGAATGGGGATTGGGAATGGGATTTGGGATTTGTCTGAACATGAGGATATAAGGAAAGAGATAAGGAGCTGGCCTGAATGTAGTTATATTCAACATGCCACATACACGCCatcaccacctcctccacctgcaTTTCCATCGAGCTGTGGGATGGGAAAGTTTGAGTTTCAATTCAGCAGCAAGAATGAGCAcctcctctgtgttctcactGCTGGCTACACAGAGATGAAGTATCCCCAGCAGTTCCTCAATCCAAAAGGGGTGAAACTGGTAGACAGACTGTAATTATAACATAAGGTAAATGGTGGTACTAGAAAGCACTGGTGTTCTCAAAGCTCAGAAGGGGAGAACTTGTCTGGAAGGGGACAGGGAGATCAGCTAAGGGCAGGGGACCCTAAGGTCTCTAGTCTACCCATTGCTAGGCAGATGGGAAACTCACGGGGGCAAGGATCAAACTGGGCAAGTCTTAGAAGGAGGGAtgatggacacagggaggggcaaAGGGTCCAAAAAGCTCAAAATCCAGCTATACCCTAGTCTGGGCAGACCTTTGATGAGTGGGAGGAGGCTCTTCTGATCCTTTGTTCCAACGCCCCATTCTGAAGCTGTTCTCTGTCCCCAGACCGTCCGAAGCCTCCACAGGGCCGGGTGGAGTTCCTGGAGCTCTCAGGTAGTTGTGTGCACATGAAGTGGAAGGCCCCAAAGGACAATGGTGGACGACCTGTGACACAGTTCATAGTGGAACGGAGGGCAGTTGGCAAGAAGTCCTGGATTAAGATAGGCGAGGTGGATGGCAAAGTCACCAACTTCTCCACCAACAAGGTGGAAGAGGGAAAAGCCTACCAGTTCCGTATCCTGGCAGTCAATTCAGAAGGTGTGAGTGACCCACTGGAGACGGAAGAAGTGTTTGCAGGAAATCCCATAGGTCAGTGAGATAGCCTGGTGCTCAGTGGGGAACTCAGGGGTCAGCGTGGGGGCCTTCAGCCAGGGATGAACACTGATCTGTGgggaattccacaggaacatctcTCTAGCTGTCTCATGAGACAGACTGATTCCAGAGTAAAAACAGAACATCATTTTGGGTAGGAATTCTCAACTTTGTCCAGTCATATCACATGCACAACACACTCCCATGAGTATACCCAGGACGTACACAACTTCAGGGAACTGACTCCACTTCTTTCTCCATCCCAGAAGTCATCCCAGAATCCAAGTGAGCATGATGTTGCTTTAGGGATAACCTTGAAACCACTCTAACTTTTTCCCCACAGAAAACCCTTGACAACATTggcattttaattataattacaggctgggcacagtggcgcacagctgtaatcctaacactttgggaggccgaggtgggcggatcacctgaggtcaggagttcaagaccagcctggccaacatggtgaaaccctgtctctactaaaaatacaaaaattagctgggcgtggtggcaggctcctgtaatcctggctactcaggaggctgaggcaagagaattgcttgaacccgggaggcggaggttgcaatgagccaagatcatgccactgcactccagcctgggcaatagagtgagacttcgtctcaaaaataatattattattattactgcaaGTTAATTACTTGCTATACCTCTCCCAACTGATCTCCAAATCTCGTGTCAGGACAGCAGATTGAGAATAATGGGATTGGGGGTCACACTGCGGAAAAGTTTAAGTCACTGATTCTCAATGTTGGCTATACACTGGAATCACTTGGTTTCTTTAATAATGCTAATAATACTTGCCATTCACACCAGGCATAGAATATGGGTAGGCGGGACCCAGACACTAGTTGTTGttagtggggtttttttgttttgttttgttttcatttttgtttttacttcccaCTTGATGCTAATGGGCAAGCAAAGTTAAGAATCAtttgtaggctgggcgcggtggctcaagcctgtaatcccagcacttggggaggccgagacgggtggatcacgaggttaggagatcgagaccatcctggctaacacggtgaaaccccgtctctactaaaaatacaaaaaactagtcgggcgaggtggcggcgcctgtagtcccagctactcgggaggctgaggcaggagaatggcgtaaacccaggaggcggagcttgcagtgagctgagatccggccactgcactccagcctgggcgacaaagcgagactccgtctcaaaaaaaaaaaaaaaaaaaaaaaaaagaatcatttgtgccaggcatggtggctcatgcgtgtaatcccagcactttggaaggccgagacaggaggatcacttgagcccaagagttcaagatcatcctgggcaacacagtgagaccttgtctctaaaacaggaaaaagaaaaaagaatcactgGTTTGAGTTTATTTAAGCAGGGGAGGCAGAAGTCAGCATGAGGTGGGCAACTATCTACATGCTCCCCTTCCTAACCTTTGTgctctctctgtcccccacagAGCCTCCTGGTTttgcctcccagcctcaagtgactGATGTGACTAAAGAGACTGTGACCATCACGTGGAATGTCCCTACCCAGGATGGGGGAGCCCCAGTGCTTGGCTACATTGTAGAACGAAGGAAGAAAGGCAGTAACCTGTGGGTGCCAGTCAACAGGGACCCCATCCAGGGTGAGGTCCTTGGGACAGAGGCCCAGGAGGGGCCAAAGGTGGTCTTGCTGAGTGGACCCATTAATTGCTGACATAGTCCCTCCTCCAGCTCTTCTGGAAGTTTTAACAACATCCCATGACCTCCTCTTCTATGTCTCTCACTCTTGTTCTCACCCCATGGATGCCTCTGGCCTCATGACCCCTCATCTTCCCATTTCAGGCACCAAGTGCACTGTGAATGGTCTCCTGGAAGACACAGAATATGAATTCCGAGTTATAGCTGTAAATAAGGCAGGCCCTGGACAGCCCAGTGTGCCATCCAGCTCAGTAGTGGTCAAGGATCCTGTTAGTGAGTATGGGGCTGCCAGGTCCTGACACATAATGGAATTAGCCCATTCAAAGTAGAGAAAGAATTTCTTCCCTGGGGAAGTATGACAGGAGGTACCACAGTCTCTATACTCTGGAAACTGCCAGTCTCATAGAGGGACAAGATTCACATGCAAGAGAAAGTCAGCAAATAAAGACTGAGAGTCAGGGACAGTGAGGAGGTGGAGTACAAAAACGTTTTTTAAATTTCGTGTATTTCTAGTTAGGTGAGGTAGGAGAGGCAAGCTGAGGGTTGAGTAAGGGTGTGAGGTAGATGGTTGGAGGGTGTTGCATATAGGAAGCAAGGTGAGGGTACTGCCTGGAAGTGGATGTGGTGGAGATGGTTGGGTTAAAGGCTGGGGTTTTGAATATAGAAGCTTTGAATGTGTGGGGTATGCTGAATTTAAGGGGTATTGAGTTTAAGGATGAAAGTGTTGAAACAGTAAGACAACTGAATTTGAATTTGGAGGTTGAGTGTATAAGGTTAGGTACTGAGGGCGTTAACTGGGGGATCTGGAGCTAGAAGTAGTGAAAGATGGGGTTCAGGAATATTGAGTGGAGATGAGTTTGGGGGGGCACTGATTACATGTCTGTTCTACCCCAGAACCCCCAGGCCTGGTCCAGGACCTGCATGTATCTGATTCCTCCAACTCCAGCATTTCCCTGGCCTGGCGGGAGCCTGCAGAGGGAGACCCACCCTCTGGCTACATCCTTGAGATGAGGACTGAAGACACAAAGGAGTGGTCCAAGTGCACAAAGATCCCCATCTCAGGCACCTGCTACACAGTGGGAGGACTCACCGAGAGGCAAAAATACTTCTTCCGAATCCGGGCTGTGAATGAGGCTGGGGTTGGGGAGCCTGTGGAGCTAGACAAGGGGGTCCGTGCCATGCCACCACCAGGTGAGGAGACAGAGAGGGCTGGGGATTCATGCCCAACTTGGTACCTCCAAACCTTCTCCTCTGGGGCCTCATCCCACAGGAAAATTGGATGATGCTATGATCATGAAAAAGTCATCCATAGTTATTGTGCCTGGACAAAGTTAGGGGTAACTTCAGGGGCACCCCCACTAAAGCAATCATTGTGTGCCAAATAGCATCCACTGTGTGTCAAAGTATAACCACCCAATGGGTTCTTCTTGCCCATTGCACACACAAAACCGGTTCACTGAGACCACAGCATTGCAACAAAGAGTTTAATGGACACAAGGCCAGCCATGCCGTATGGGAGACGGAGTTATTACCCAAATCAACTCCCCGAAAATTCAGAGGCCAGGGAGCCTGCTTCTGAGTGGGGCCACAGGaccagtggggtgggggtgtcagCAGGTCCAGGTGGAGCTATcagtcatcagaaatgcaaaaacctgaaaagacatctcaacgaccaatcttaggttctacgaTAGTGATGTATTTGCAGGAGTAGCTGGGGAGTTGCAAATCTTGTGATCTCTGGAATAACGGCTGATAATCTTTTATGTCTacaccttagcagaattcaggctcctcaCATCCTCCTAACCTGGTGGCCTTTCATTAGCTTTGCAAAGGTGATTTAGTTTGGGGGAAGGACTGTTATCATCTAAactataaacttaaaaaatgtcTCTCCCAACGTTAGCTTGGTCTGAAACCAGGAATTATTAAGGgcagtttggaggttaaaggTAAGATGGGGGTTGGttagatcagatctctttcactgtcataattttctcactgttacaatTGTTGCAATGGCAGTTTCAAAAGGTGGTGttaagaatatagaaacaagacACAGGACTTGCCTTCCAGGGTCTTGCATACTAGTAGAAGGagacagataagaaaacaaataaatgtttcacagtgttacagggcAGCTAGTGTCCTATGGCCTGTAGTGGGGGCATAAAAGAGGAGAGGTTGGGAAGGCTTTGATGAGGAGGCTTAAAGCAGAGTCTTCTTGAAAGAGAGATCCATGCCTCCACCTCTGTCTCCTCCATCTCAGCTGCACCCAAGTTTGACCTCAGTGCCCGGCTGAAGAGTCACATGGTGGTTCGCGCTGGGACAGCCCTCTGCATCCATGCAGCCTTCTCCGTGAGTTGTCCCTGACCCTGACCTCCATACACTCTCCAATAACCAAAATGGCTATTGTAGCCATCACAGTCTCTGACTCTGACTCTGCCCCTCACCAGACCCCTAGTGTGACAAGCCTGGCGGGAAACTCGACAATGGAGGAAGGCCTGCCCCCAAATATCATCTGCGTGACCAATTGTGCCATCTCCTGTCACTACTCAGGGCTCACCACCACCTGACGTGATCTGGCAGAAAGATGGTGTTCCCACCAAGGGCCGAGAAACAATTACCAAGAGCAAAAACCACTCCCAGTTCCTCATCAATAGCGCCAAGCGCTCTGACTCAGGGGTGTACCGAATCTTGCTTCAGAATGAGTTTGGAGAAGCACACTATGACATCCATGTGCACGTAGCAGGTATGGAGAGAAGGCAGAGGCCTCCAGGACCCATCACTGCACACTCTCCAAAGTACAGCTCCCCCGTGCCGCTTGAGTTCCTACCACAGGAAAGTTGAGCCTTAGGGTCATGAAGATTTCTTTGACAACCCAGAGCAAAACTTTATCATACAGAGAATGGTCAGCAGAGAGTAGAAATGAGTGAGGGGCAGGAGCGACAAATGGAGATGAATCCATTAAAAATTGGGGTGACCGCTTAAAGAGAGCTGGGAGCTTTAAAATAAAGCTCTAAACCCCCAAGGAAGGAATGGATTCACTTTTACTGAACAGTAATTACATGCCAGGCTCTTTACCCACTATTTCTATGAAATAGTCATTGTTAGCTCTATTTTGCAACTGAGGAAAGAAGTTTCAGATAAGTAACTTACCCCAGGTCACAAGGCTAGTAAATGGCAAAGCAGACTTCAGAAATAGTTTTCCGACTCCAAGACACCAGCTGCCTGAGACTTGCCCCATCTTATCTACCATCGGACTTGGCAGATGGCTGGGTTGGGGACACAATACTTCAGGTCCCCCAAGGTCGCTGACAGATCTTCCAACTCTTCCAGATTTCCCTCGGCCCCCTACAAACCTACGGTTGTTTGAGGAAGTCCCCAACACAGTGACTCTGACCTGGAACCACAGCCCAGATGTGCAGGAGGACAGTGAGGCTCACTATGTCATCATGAAGCGGGATGCAAGCACCGCCACCTGGTACACGGCAGCCGAGCGTGTCTTCAGCAACAAGTACACAGTGACCGGGCTGCTCCCAGGCAGGAAGTATTACTTCAGAGTGGTGGCTCGGAATGAAATCGGTGACAGTGAGCCACTTGACTCCAAGGACACCTGGCTCATCAATAAAGACCAGAGTAAGTCTGGGTGCCCTGATGGTGGGGATGACATAAGAATCGCAAAGGGTACCCAAGAGGCAGGATAAAATCCGAAAACCATTGAGATAGAACGGTTAATATCTGGGACGCTGCGGAGAGAAGGAAATGTTGGCTTTCTTCGGGATACTTAGGGGTGAGACTAAAGTGGAGATGGGGAGGTACCTTTGGGGGCGGAGACGACGGTGGAGGGGCTGCGGAGGGACTTAGAGCGCAGACGCGTTCTGCGTTCTGCTCTGAGGGGAGGGTCTAACCGGGCAGAGAACAGGGGCGGGCTCTAGGGAGCCAGGAGGATGGCTGGGATCCCTGGAGACTAGGGGTTAAGGGTGCGGGCCGCATCGGGAAACTCGAACTGAGGAGCTAAAGGGATAAGACGGGACACTGTGGACGCTGATATGACGTAGGGGAAGCTTGGAGGCGGAGTTAAAGGCTGGGAATAACAGGGTCCAGGAAGCTGGCGCTGGAATGACATCTTGGCCCCGGGTGTATGGGAAAGCATGGCTTGGGTAGCAGAACCCTGGAGTGGCTGGGGACGGGGCTGGGGGGTCTGGGAGAGGTCTGGGGGCTGGTGGGGAGCCCTTAGGAACCAGTGTAACATTGGGCCCCCAGAGTTAGTGGCGCTGGGAATCTGGCCTAGGTCCTCGGGGTTTCGTGTAAGCTGAGCTCTAAGatgtgggtggtgggtgggggccTTGGGGCGCGCTCacggcccgccccgccccgcccgcgcAGTCGAGGATCTGAGCGCCAAGCTCAAGCCCTACGAGAAGAAGGACTGGCGCCAGGCACCGCGCTTCCTGACGCCCCTCAAGCCACACACGGTGCTCCGCGGCCAGGACTGCACCATGACCTGCGCCTTCCTTGGGAACCCGCGACCCACAGTGACCCTCTACAAGGGCGACGTCAACATAACGGCCAACTCCAAGTTCTGGTACAACTCCACCAGCGGCGTGTGCACCCTCGTCATCCCCACCTGCACGCTCAAGGACAGCGGCGATTACAGCGTGCTGGTGGAGAACGAGCTGGGCAAGGACTGCAGCAGTTGCATGCTCACCGTCTATGGTGAGGGCGCCACGGGGTCCGGCCTCGGGGAGGGGGAGAGGCGCAAAAGGCTGGTCTTGTGGGCCATTGGTCAGCTCTTTTTTTGGCTGGCACCGTTTTTTGAGCTGACTACCAATAGGTGGTGCAAACATTCTTAATTGGCCACAGTTCTTACCACTCTCCCATCCTTTCGATGTCATTTGTTATATGCCTGGTCCCTGCAGACATGAGAGTTCTCAATCCCTAGATAAGATGTGGTTTGCAACTCTTGGTGAGCCTAGACTTGCCTTCAAAAAAAAGATACTGGTGATCAGGATTCAACCAGACTCACCAATCATGATCTCTCTGGCAGGGTTCTGGAAATAACCTTTATGTTTACAAAATTTTGcgggtgattctgatgtgcaatcaaaattaaaactggTCTAGGATAAGGGCAGGTGGGGGGCACAAGCAAGGGGAGGAGCGAAGGGAACCTCCCTTTTGTACATGCATGCCATGTTTCTACTCATGTGTGCACACATCGGGGGAAGCATTTTATTCCTTCCCAGTCTACTGTCTTCATAGCCACACAGCTAGCAGCATGAACTCTAAATGCAAAGCTGGCCCTCCCTTTTGTACATGCATGCCATGTTTCTACTCATGTGCACATATCAGGGGAAGCATTTTATTCCTTCCCAGTCTACTGTCTTCATAGCCACACAGCTAGCAGCATGAACTCTAAATGCAAAGCTGGCCTGCCTTGCTGTTGCTTAAATTTCCCCCGGCTTTCCTTTCATGGTTTCCCCCTCCAACAAggtttccccctcccccacctctcaTCTCATTTTCTGCTACTCCTGAACCTTCCATGACACTCCACTGCTGTGGTCTCCATGGTTACAAACCTTTTTTTGTCCAGTTATAGATACCTTTCTTTGGGGAAAGGACCTTGTCCTGTTGCTCTGTCTCTTGAGTGCTTAGCTAAGTGTCTGGCACTGAGACAATATCTCCAGAGAGGCTGCTGAGCTGTGTAAAAGAACTAGGCCAGGGAAGGCACTGTGGGCGCTATCCAGCTTTCATTCCACAGCTAAAGAGATCCCTGATAACTCAACTCTGGTTGTAAGCACAGCATATGGGCCCAgggccctggctctgccactgaccaGCCATGTGACCTTAGCAAGCGACCTCAttgagcctgttttctcatcttcttTATAGGactgtgaggtttaaatgagatagtaCAGAATTGCCTGGCACAATGTCTGGCAAATATTAACTGCTAGATAAATGGCAGCTCTCGCCCCTTCCGCTCTGCCAACCCAAGATTAAGGGTCCCAGGGTCCAGCTCCTGGTTTCCTGCATAGGAAGTCCAGCAGTTTGGAATTTCCCTGGTCCCCAGCATCATTAATATAATGAATACTTGCTTTGCTCTTTCAGACAAAGATGATAAGTCAATTGTAGCATCCATCACCGAGAGTCTGCAGAAGAAATCAAAGCACCTTATGTGAGCTCCAGCCCAGTCCAGGCATCAGGAGGCTGTTACGATGTGGAGCTTCTTGGCCGGTCCTCTGCATGACCTGGTGCAGGAAGCCCAGTTTGCTCTCTGGTGTTTGTCAATGTAAACATTCAGTGAAGGGATGGGGCAATAAACTAAATTCATCCTTTCCTGTTCCTGATGGTGGTATACAGCAGGGACCAAAGGGATGGATGTGATTGCATGATGGGGAATCCCAGACCTGGACCCCTGAAAGCCTAGTCCAAACCCACCCACAAGGCAGTGACCAGCCTTCCTGTGACTGGGCCTAgacttcccttcccctcctccacaTCCACATGGCACCTTACCCCTCCCCTCAGAGCTTGGAGGCAAGTCCTGCTGACTTCATCCTTCTCCCCATCCTGCTCTCTCCCATTTCTTCATACTAGGTAGGTCTGTGTTCAGAGTTCTGAAGTTTGAAAGGATCAAGATCTTCCCTCTTTAGTGTCCAGGGTTCAGAGCTAGAAAGGATTGATCATCCAGCTCACTAAGTTTCAAACTTACGTTTTTCAGTGGACTCCttccacaacaaaacaaaacaaaaaaacacaacctaAGAAGCTACTGGACTTGAAATAAGGATAGGGGGTCTTTGAGCCTGCCTTCTCTCATTATTCCTTCGCTAACCCCTTACCAGGAATCTCTGTAAAAACTAATTTGGAAATCACTGATTCATCCAACCACCCATGACACCTGAGTCTCCTAAATCACATTCCCACAAATGTGCAACACCTCTACTGATGGCATATCCACCACCACCGAAGGCTTCCCTTTCCACTTCTGGGTTAGGGCATTGCCTGTTAACTTGCAAATGCTCCTGGAGCAGAGTGACACATTATTCTGCCAGGGCTTTACATCTAATGAATGAATCAGTCAATCTAATCCCATTGCTCCCAGCTGTTCAACTAAGCCCAGATTCCAAGATGAGGGAGATGCTTGAAGGGAATCTGCATCATTTTGAAGGAAGCAGCAGGTCTCAAGtcaggaggggaggaggtgggCAGCAATAGGTGACACTGGATAACTAAAGGTCACCAAGGGTGCTGGGCACCTGTGCACAGGGGAGTACAACAAGGACAAATTTGGACAGTGGCAAATACCACCCATCCCCCATCCTCCTAAACCACATCCTCACCTACACCAGGGAAATGAGACACACTCCAACCAGCACAGTGTCACCAGAGCCAGGGAGCCAGCCTGGCACCAAGATGCACTGCCCAGGACTGTGACTAGGCTGTGAGGACAGCCAAAGCCCCTGGCACCATGCCCCCATGCCCTCTCCAAGATAGGCATGTGCCACACAGGCACACAAGCAGAGCAGCCAATGgctcttgatttttattttttttttcacatgggcAGCAGAAGATGGAGTTGTCCCATCCTCGCTCCCCTTGCATTGAATGTGCCTTGGGTCTTAAAACCCCAGAGTGTCATTGCAGCCCCCTCCTCTTGCTCCTAGTGTAGGAGGGGCAAGGAGGAAAGCCCTGTGAGTATGTGTGTTGGAGGGGAGAGGTCCCAGCTCCCTGAGCCAGGCTCAGCACCCCTCAGCAGCTCCCTGAGGCCCTCTCTCTGTGAGACTTTTGACAGACAGACAGCAGGACAGAAACATATAGCAGAGAAAGACATAGGCAGACTAGGAGAcaggctacacacacacacacacacacacacacacacagaagctgGCCCCTCCTTTGGCATGGTTCACCCTAGCCCTGGGGACAGGATCTAAGGGTGGTATATGGGACCTGAGCTTTGGGCTTGCCTGAGAGAGAGATGGGGCCACTTGAATTCTTGAGACCCC
Above is a genomic segment from Chlorocebus sabaeus isolate Y175 chromosome 1, mChlSab1.0.hap1, whole genome shotgun sequence containing:
- the IGSF22 gene encoding immunoglobulin superfamily member 22, translating into MPAVTMTTIHSQQMLQEHVSMEFSSSTTHVQTFSQTTKIVGEEVVTRKSSSTVEFFSLVTRSSNIPAGDSVPEFVEKPHPVTAPEGDKAVFRARVQGNPKPYISWKRESGIPIKESAKIFYDSINKEHVLKLEPLTSDDSDNYKCIASNDHADAIYTVSLLVTEGQEKMDFKKMLKKRAPPAPKKKQKKVANEKEMLEILSKVPKKDFEKVCMEYGFTDFRGLLRKLKEMKKKVEVEAIRILKPLEDKETKVDTTVVFDCIMELKDPNVKMIWIKGTEPLRIQYSLGKYDVKQMGTKYMLVISNVNMNDAGIYSLSVGDKRMSAELTVLDEPLKFLGEMKPLKVTERQTAVFEVRLSKKEPNFVWKFNGKELKRDDKYEITVSEDGLTHTLKIKDARLSDSGEFSAEAGKLVQKAQLTIDRIPIKFESNLKNVRVKERSRACLECELTSKDVTLRWKKDGQLLMHGTKYSMNHEGKRAELVIEDAQLSDGGEYTVVAMQDGDPTEYYSTAIVTVEERLATVKSGMSDVHAATGSPAELCVVLNDEKVEGVWLKDGKEITDLPGVQIVKQGAVHKLIFPSMDPEHEGKYTFRAKGAESEASVFIADPPTIDPSVLEALAAHPITVKVGHTAHINVPFRGKPLPKVTWYKDGMEVTEEERVSLQRGEDQALLTISNCVREDSGLVLLKLKNDHGSATATLHLSVLDRPKPPQGRVEFLELSGSCVHMKWKAPKDNGGRPVTQFIVERRAVGKKSWIKIGEVDGKVTNFSTNKVEEGKAYQFRILAVNSEGVSDPLETEEVFAGNPIEPPGFASQPQVTDVTKETVTITWNVPTQDGGAPVLGYIVERRKKGSNLWVPVNRDPIQGTKCTVNGLLEDTEYEFRVIAVNKAGPGQPSVPSSSVVVKDPVKPPGLVQDLHVSDSSNSSISLAWREPAEGDPPSGYILEMRTEDTKEWSKCTKIPISGTCYTVGGLTERQKYFFRIRAVNEAGVGEPVELDKGVRAMPPPAAPKFDLSARLKSHMVVRAGTALCIHAAFSGSPPPDVIWQKDGVPTKGRETITKSKNHSQFLINSAKRSDSGVYRILLQNEFGEAHYDIHVHVADFPRPPTNLRLFEEVPNTVTLTWNHSPDVQEDSEAHYVIMKRDASTATWYTAAERVFSNKYTVTGLLPGRKYYFRVVARNEIGDSEPLDSKDTWLINKDQIEDLSAKLKPYEKKDWRQAPRFLTPLKPHTVLRGQDCTMTCAFLGNPRPTVTLYKGDVNITANSKFWYNSTSGVCTLVIPTCTLKDSGDYSVLVENELGKDCSSCMLTVYDKDDKSIVASITESLQKKSKHLM